Proteins encoded in a region of the Psychromicrobium lacuslunae genome:
- the coaE gene encoding dephospho-CoA kinase has product MLSIGLTGGIAAGKSLVGKRLAELGAVLIDADLLAREVVAPGTAGLAEIRQTFGAELISGEGELNRARLGELIFSDQSKREKLNAIVHPKVRARAAELRAEAGREAIIVQDIPLLVETGQGANFHLVIVVDAADELRVARMVTLRGLSEAEAQDRLRAQASRQERLSVADIVLDNNGTEAELLSQIDEVWENRLQPFNHNLLLRQRAKRCGPAVLSPADPRWPEIADRLASRIMLACGDQAVGVDHIGSTSIPGLDAKDVIDLQLRVRSLEIADQLAPALAAAGFPALEGDWRDTPKSFDPDPEHWLKRLHGNADPGQQVNLHVRVDGSAGANYALAFRDWLRADTEMKERYLQEKRRLAELHANDANTGGYAEAKEPWFTEVAEPGLAAWLARAN; this is encoded by the coding sequence ATGCTCTCCATTGGACTGACCGGCGGCATCGCGGCCGGAAAATCACTCGTCGGAAAACGCCTGGCCGAACTTGGTGCGGTGTTGATCGATGCCGATCTGCTGGCCCGGGAAGTGGTTGCGCCGGGTACAGCCGGACTGGCGGAGATTCGTCAGACCTTCGGCGCGGAGCTGATCTCGGGGGAGGGCGAGCTGAATCGAGCCAGGCTTGGCGAGTTGATTTTCTCCGATCAGTCCAAACGGGAAAAGCTCAATGCTATCGTGCACCCCAAGGTCCGAGCCAGAGCCGCCGAGCTAAGGGCTGAAGCCGGTCGCGAGGCGATTATCGTGCAAGACATCCCTCTGCTGGTAGAAACCGGCCAAGGCGCTAATTTTCACCTGGTGATCGTGGTGGACGCCGCCGATGAACTACGGGTGGCCCGGATGGTAACGCTACGCGGCCTGTCGGAAGCCGAAGCTCAGGACCGGCTGCGGGCTCAGGCAAGCCGTCAAGAACGCCTAAGCGTTGCTGATATTGTGCTCGATAACAACGGCACCGAGGCGGAGCTACTGAGCCAGATCGACGAAGTTTGGGAAAATCGTTTGCAGCCCTTTAACCACAATCTCTTGCTGCGGCAGCGAGCCAAGCGATGTGGGCCGGCTGTGCTGTCTCCCGCTGATCCGCGTTGGCCGGAGATAGCGGATCGCTTGGCCAGCCGGATCATGCTGGCCTGTGGGGATCAGGCGGTTGGCGTCGACCATATCGGCTCAACCTCGATTCCCGGTCTTGACGCCAAGGATGTAATCGACCTACAACTCAGGGTGCGATCTCTGGAGATTGCCGACCAGCTAGCGCCGGCACTAGCCGCCGCTGGTTTCCCGGCACTGGAGGGGGATTGGCGGGACACCCCGAAGAGTTTCGACCCTGACCCGGAGCATTGGCTTAAGCGATTGCATGGCAATGCCGATCCGGGCCAGCAAGTAAACCTGCATGTTCGGGTGGACGGCTCGGCCGGCGCGAATTACGCGCTTGCCTTCAGAGATTGGTTGCGCGCTGACACCGAGATGAAGGAACGCTACCTTCAGGAGAAACGACGGCTCGCTGAACTGCACGCCAATGACGCCAATACCGGCGGCTATGCCGAGGCCAAGGAACCGTGGTTCACCGAAGTGGCTGAGCCAGGCCTAGCTGCCTGGCTGGCTCGCGCTAACTAG
- the rpsA gene encoding 30S ribosomal protein S1, whose translation MTITTPEKTSTPVVAVNDIGTSEDFLAAIDATIKYFNDGDLVEGTVVKVDRDEVLLDIGYKTEGVIPSRELSIKHDVDPSEVVSVGDEVEALVLTKEDKEGRLILSKKRAQYERAWGDIEKVKEEDGVVTGTVIEVVKGGLILDIGLRGFLPASLVEMRRVRDLAPYIGQQIEAKIIELDKNRNNVVLSRRAWLEQTQSEVRSTFLNKLEKGQVRPGVVSSIVNFGAFVDLGGVDGLVHVSELSWKHIDHPSEVVEVGQEVTVEVLEVDLDRERVSLSLKATQEDPWQTFARTHALGQVVPGRVTKLVPFGAFVRVEDGIEGLVHISELAVRHVELAEQVVSVGDELFVKVIDIDLERRRISLSLKQANEGVDPESTEFDPALYGMAAEYDEEGNYKYPEGFDPESNEWLEGFETQRATWEQQYAEAQTRWEAHKKQVAQHAADDAAAESEVGSEAAPTSYSSAVEAPAADAGTLASDEALAALREKLTGN comes from the coding sequence ATGACCATCACCACCCCAGAGAAGACCAGTACCCCTGTCGTCGCAGTGAACGACATTGGTACTTCTGAGGATTTCCTCGCCGCTATTGATGCGACTATCAAGTACTTCAATGACGGCGATCTCGTCGAAGGCACTGTCGTCAAGGTTGACCGCGACGAAGTTCTGCTCGACATCGGCTACAAGACCGAAGGTGTTATTCCTTCCCGTGAACTTTCCATCAAGCACGACGTCGACCCCTCCGAGGTCGTTTCCGTAGGCGATGAGGTCGAGGCTTTGGTCTTGACCAAGGAAGACAAAGAAGGCCGTCTGATCCTGTCCAAGAAGCGCGCACAGTACGAGCGCGCCTGGGGCGATATCGAGAAGGTCAAGGAAGAAGACGGTGTGGTCACCGGTACGGTCATCGAGGTTGTCAAGGGTGGCTTGATCCTGGACATCGGTCTCCGTGGCTTCCTGCCGGCGTCGCTGGTCGAAATGCGCCGGGTGCGCGATTTGGCTCCGTACATCGGTCAGCAGATCGAAGCGAAGATCATCGAGCTGGACAAGAACCGCAACAACGTTGTGCTTTCGCGTCGCGCTTGGCTTGAGCAGACTCAGTCCGAGGTTCGCTCGACCTTCCTGAACAAGCTGGAAAAGGGTCAGGTTCGTCCCGGCGTCGTTTCCTCGATCGTCAACTTCGGTGCCTTCGTGGACCTGGGCGGCGTCGACGGCTTGGTGCACGTTTCGGAACTCTCCTGGAAGCACATCGATCACCCCTCCGAGGTTGTCGAGGTCGGCCAGGAAGTCACCGTCGAGGTGCTCGAAGTCGATCTGGATCGCGAGCGGGTCTCGCTCTCGCTCAAGGCCACCCAGGAAGATCCGTGGCAGACCTTTGCCCGCACCCACGCACTGGGTCAGGTTGTCCCGGGTCGGGTCACCAAGCTGGTTCCGTTCGGTGCGTTTGTGCGCGTCGAAGACGGCATCGAGGGCTTGGTGCACATTTCCGAGCTGGCCGTGCGTCACGTTGAGCTGGCCGAGCAGGTTGTCTCCGTTGGTGACGAGCTGTTCGTCAAGGTCATCGACATCGACCTGGAACGTCGTCGGATCTCGCTCTCGCTCAAGCAGGCTAACGAGGGTGTTGACCCCGAGTCGACCGAATTCGATCCGGCACTCTACGGCATGGCCGCTGAGTACGACGAAGAGGGCAACTACAAGTACCCGGAGGGCTTCGACCCGGAGTCCAACGAGTGGCTCGAAGGCTTCGAGACTCAGCGAGCCACCTGGGAGCAGCAGTACGCTGAAGCCCAGACCCGTTGGGAAGCTCATAAGAAGCAGGTTGCTCAGCACGCCGCGGATGATGCAGCTGCCGAGTCCGAGGTTGGCAGCGAAGCTGCACCGACCAGCTACTCCTCAGCTGTTGAGGCTCCGGCCGCCGACGCTGGCACCTTGGCTTCCGATGAAGCTCTCGCCGCCCTGCGGGAGAAGCTGACCGGAAACTAA
- a CDS encoding GNAT family N-acetyltransferase, with the protein MTVIREPEENFPYKLESWTATKPAEGVVDERDKAWTQAVARGFHEAETSDDRLPKLITTAAADQQRIYGVYATEVLQHSLPQLDPVATYASFDGTLNVGERTVPADMITAVTVRPSHRRRGLLSAMITADLHDAQQRGLPMAALTASEATIYGRFGFGEASRFRSVTVDTSNGFALRSAVTGSVEMLPTSSAADLQVRLFDLLHAETFGSISRPDHYRSMVAGEGSYDHPEPDRKVRVVAHYDVDGKIDGYVSYKHLGYESKPVSLEIIDILALNSNAYLALWKFLGEVDLSAAVNMPGAPMNDPLLWALTDSRRYRVTREGDSLWLRALDVPALLAARKYYADGELVIKVNDRLGLAGGRFALRVAAGQGQSESLSAEGTADLELDVAAFSSLYLAGVSASTLHQAGRITAQSEQAALKLFDKIFQTPEPPVSRSSF; encoded by the coding sequence GTGACTGTGATCCGAGAGCCCGAAGAGAACTTCCCGTACAAACTCGAAAGTTGGACCGCAACAAAGCCGGCGGAGGGTGTGGTCGACGAACGCGACAAGGCCTGGACCCAGGCGGTGGCGAGAGGCTTCCACGAGGCTGAGACGAGTGATGACCGGCTACCCAAACTGATCACCACGGCTGCTGCTGATCAGCAAAGAATTTACGGGGTTTATGCCACCGAGGTCCTTCAGCACAGCCTGCCCCAGCTCGACCCGGTGGCCACGTACGCCTCCTTTGACGGCACGCTCAATGTTGGCGAGCGAACCGTGCCGGCGGATATGATCACCGCCGTCACGGTGCGGCCCAGTCATCGCCGTCGCGGTCTGCTTTCCGCGATGATCACCGCTGATTTGCATGACGCTCAGCAGCGAGGGCTGCCAATGGCTGCGCTGACCGCTTCGGAGGCAACTATTTATGGCAGGTTTGGCTTCGGCGAAGCTAGCCGCTTCCGCTCTGTCACCGTCGACACCAGTAATGGATTCGCGCTGCGCAGCGCCGTGACCGGCAGCGTGGAGATGCTTCCGACAAGCTCGGCGGCCGATCTGCAAGTCAGGCTCTTTGACCTGCTGCATGCCGAAACCTTTGGCTCAATCTCGCGGCCCGACCATTATCGTTCGATGGTCGCGGGTGAGGGCAGCTACGATCACCCGGAGCCCGATCGTAAGGTCCGCGTTGTCGCGCACTATGACGTCGACGGCAAGATCGACGGTTATGTCAGCTATAAACATCTCGGTTATGAGAGCAAACCGGTAAGTCTTGAAATCATCGACATTTTGGCGTTGAACTCCAACGCTTATCTGGCGTTGTGGAAATTCCTCGGCGAGGTCGATCTTTCGGCGGCGGTGAATATGCCGGGGGCACCGATGAACGACCCGTTACTCTGGGCGCTTACTGACTCTCGTCGCTACCGGGTCACCCGGGAAGGGGATTCGCTCTGGCTGCGGGCCTTGGATGTGCCTGCCCTCTTAGCGGCGCGGAAATATTATGCGGATGGTGAGCTGGTGATTAAGGTCAATGACCGGCTGGGGCTGGCCGGAGGCCGCTTCGCCTTGCGGGTCGCAGCGGGCCAAGGCCAGTCGGAGAGCCTGAGCGCTGAGGGGACAGCGGATCTGGAACTGGACGTAGCGGCATTCAGTTCGCTCTATTTGGCCGGAGTGAGTGCCAGCACCCTCCATCAGGCGGGACGGATCACGGCGCAGAGCGAGCAAGCCGCGCTCAAGCTTTTCGACAAGATTTTCCAGACCCCGGAACCACCGGTGAGCAGGAGCTCCTTCTAA
- a CDS encoding GNAT family N-acetyltransferase, which translates to MTFDENYQIQRFPAARPGEPGFEQAVEWIRAVNHGFHQPKRTLEQITTALGVRLADDREQLGVYQRGSVAEHSFPAERPVATFGTLRKDVNIGFGKMLPALLVTAVTVRASHRRRGILSRVMREELGRAQQAGLPLAALNASEAAIYRRFGFGVSTKERKITVDVGPKFKLNHTDAGRVESVPRQVLLELAAQIFASWHAAQPGSVGRSEGYRYQAAGMGGWGNEDDDNVLAALHYDAAGVIDGYVSYRFLGWDVSPGTFEIVDFVTANEAAYLALWGFLASNDLVERVSWATAPPENPLEWALEDRRCVRLVDEKDMLWLRILDVVAALEGREYSTDGELTLEVHDRLGFGSGSYRLSVAGGAVQVIQLDPGTEGSGSQAAVPSGDADLSLDVADLASIYLGGVLPSTLLAAGRILEHRAGAALLAQRMFAVEKAPFCASHF; encoded by the coding sequence ATGACTTTTGACGAAAATTACCAGATCCAGCGATTCCCGGCGGCCCGACCAGGGGAGCCGGGATTTGAGCAGGCCGTTGAGTGGATTCGTGCGGTCAATCACGGTTTTCACCAGCCGAAACGCACGCTTGAACAGATCACCACGGCGCTTGGCGTCCGGCTAGCCGATGATCGTGAACAGCTCGGGGTGTACCAGCGCGGTTCCGTCGCTGAGCATTCCTTCCCGGCGGAACGTCCGGTGGCCACCTTCGGTACCTTGCGCAAGGACGTGAATATCGGTTTCGGGAAAATGCTACCGGCCCTGTTGGTCACCGCCGTGACGGTGCGCGCTTCGCATCGGCGACGCGGCATCCTGAGCCGGGTGATGCGTGAAGAGCTGGGCCGGGCTCAGCAGGCAGGGCTCCCGCTTGCCGCGCTGAATGCTTCAGAGGCCGCGATTTACCGGAGGTTCGGTTTCGGCGTGAGTACCAAGGAACGCAAGATCACCGTTGACGTCGGGCCGAAATTCAAGCTGAATCACACCGACGCTGGCCGGGTGGAGAGCGTGCCACGCCAAGTGCTACTTGAACTGGCGGCGCAGATCTTTGCTTCCTGGCATGCTGCGCAACCTGGTTCGGTGGGGCGTTCCGAAGGCTATCGCTATCAGGCCGCCGGAATGGGCGGCTGGGGCAATGAGGACGACGATAACGTTCTGGCTGCTTTGCACTACGATGCGGCGGGCGTCATCGACGGTTATGTTTCGTACCGTTTCCTGGGCTGGGACGTTTCCCCGGGAACTTTCGAAATCGTCGACTTTGTCACGGCTAACGAGGCGGCCTATCTGGCGCTATGGGGCTTTCTGGCGTCCAATGATCTGGTCGAACGGGTCAGTTGGGCGACTGCGCCGCCGGAGAATCCGCTGGAATGGGCCCTGGAAGATCGTCGCTGCGTGCGATTGGTGGATGAAAAAGACATGCTCTGGCTGCGCATTCTCGATGTTGTCGCTGCTCTCGAAGGGCGGGAGTATTCAACCGATGGTGAGTTGACGCTTGAAGTGCATGACCGTTTGGGGTTTGGTAGCGGTAGTTATCGGTTGAGCGTGGCTGGTGGAGCAGTTCAGGTCATTCAGCTCGATCCGGGCACCGAGGGCAGCGGAAGCCAAGCGGCTGTGCCGAGCGGTGACGCGGACCTCAGCCTCGATGTGGCAGATCTGGCGTCGATCTACCTGGGTGGGGTGCTTCCCAGTACTTTACTGGCAGCCGGCCGGATCCTGGAACATCGGGCTGGTGCCGCATTGCTGGCGCAGCGGATGTTCGCGGTAGAAAAAGCGCCGTTCTGTGCCAGCCATTTCTAA
- a CDS encoding ABC transporter permease, whose product MQESTLLNLGPISWLLLALLIAAASLVWRLLLGRPAKDIVFASVRALLQLAIVALLISQLSGHLLWSLAFVLLMFVTAVWTAGRRIAATGRWWLASLPIAAGVLPVTLLMFASGVLPFNSLAVIAVIGQQIGGAMSTTTVAGRRIEAELQLRSGEVEAAVALGFTWSQARRLIAKPVSGEAVLPSIDQARTAGTVTLPGAFVGLILGGASPIAAGQVQLLVLISLLLVNSLAAWMCLLLAETSGWRNQPRP is encoded by the coding sequence GTGCAAGAATCCACACTGCTGAACCTTGGACCTATCAGCTGGCTACTCCTTGCCCTCCTGATTGCGGCGGCAAGCCTGGTCTGGCGATTGCTGTTGGGGCGCCCCGCCAAGGACATTGTGTTCGCCTCGGTTCGCGCACTATTGCAACTCGCTATTGTGGCGTTGCTGATTTCCCAGCTCTCTGGCCATCTACTCTGGTCTCTGGCTTTTGTGCTGTTGATGTTCGTCACGGCGGTCTGGACCGCCGGTCGGCGGATCGCAGCGACCGGTCGCTGGTGGCTTGCCAGCCTACCCATTGCGGCCGGGGTGCTCCCCGTCACACTGTTGATGTTCGCCAGTGGTGTGCTGCCCTTCAATTCGCTGGCGGTCATTGCCGTGATTGGCCAGCAAATTGGTGGCGCAATGTCGACCACGACAGTTGCCGGTCGTCGAATTGAGGCCGAGCTGCAACTCCGCTCGGGTGAGGTGGAAGCCGCGGTCGCGCTCGGCTTCACCTGGTCGCAGGCGCGCAGGCTGATTGCCAAACCGGTCTCCGGCGAGGCGGTGCTGCCCAGCATTGATCAAGCCCGAACAGCTGGCACAGTGACCTTGCCTGGAGCTTTTGTCGGTTTGATTCTCGGCGGCGCCAGCCCGATCGCGGCGGGGCAGGTCCAGCTCCTGGTGCTTATTTCGCTTTTACTGGTGAACAGTTTGGCGGCTTGGATGTGTCTGTTGCTCGCCGAAACCTCTGGCTGGCGAAATCAGCCGCGACCTTGA